The Synechococcus sp. CC9605 sequence GCAGGTGGGCGCACCAGTTAGGCGAAAAGATGTACACAACCCATGAAAATGGCACTAAACTTGGTTATGTAGAAAAATCCGATAATTCATTCACAGACCTTGGTAATTTTAACGACGGAACTGACAATCTGACCAGGGTCTGGGGGCTCGCCTTTAGCCAAGACGGGAATTTATATGTAACGCAAGAATTCGCCAGTTTCTTTCATGACCCAACGGGCACTGGTACCAAGATCTACAGAGTAGATCTCACGTCATCAACCGATCCCGCCACAACCGTCCTAACTCAAGCGGGGATCGAAGTCACCACAGACTCAAGCGTTGCTGGCGACCCAGGTGGACCGATCCAGTTCCATGCCGTGGACGTTGACTCTGACGGCTTGATGTATGCACTCGACCTTAGGGGCTACATCTACTCAATTGATATTACGACAGGTGCCGCAACCTACGTCGCAGAAACAAGCAAGAGCGATAACTCAAAAATAACAAGCGCGATGGATATTGCCTTCGATATCGAGGGCAATCTTTTTGCCGTCGATGGAGACGGAGCTCTTTATCAGATCTCACTGGATGGAACCACAACAGCCGGGGCGACGCAGCTGGGCTCAACTTCCACCTCTATGCTGATGGGGCTTCTAGTCACGTCAGACAACACACTGTACGGGACTAATCTTTCAAGCGGCAAGCTCTTTTCAATTAACAAGAGCACCGGCACTCTCACCGAAGAAACCTCCACTAGCTTTGCCACCTATCCCCATGGAGGTGACGCCTACATTGCCTATACAGGGTGGCCTAGTAGCCCTGGCGCTCCCGTAATTTCATCCGCCAGCTACGACGCATCCACCGGCGCACTAACCGTCACTGGAATCGACCTTCCGGCTTATTCCGGAGCAACGAACGATATCGATATCTCAAAACTCACCCTCACCGGTGAAGGCGGCGCGACATACACCCTCACTTCTGATGATGTTGAACTCACCTCTTCCACTGAGTTCTCAATCACCCTCAATGCCGCCGATCAACTCCAACTTGCCGGACTCTTAAATAAAAACGGCACCTCCTCTGGCGGAGGCACCACTTACAACATTGCCGCAGCAGAAGACTGGACGCCGGGAGCTGATGCATCCACCGATATCGCGGACCTCACAGGAAACGCGATTACCGTCTCCAACGTTGCCGCTCCCACCCTCACCTCCGCCAGCTACGACGCATCCACCGGTGCACTAACCGTCACTGGAATCGACCTTCCGGCTTATTCCGGAGCAACGAACGATATCGATATCTCAAAACTCACCCTCACCGGTGAAGGCGGCGCGACATACACCCTCACTTCTGATGATGTTGAACTCACCTCTTCCACTGAGTTCTCAATCACCCTCAATGCCGCCGATCAACTCCAACTTGCCGGACTCTTAAATAAAAACGGCACCTCCTCTGGCGGAGGCACCACTTACAACATTGCCGCAGCAGAAGACTGGACGCCGGGAGCTGATGCATCCACCGATATCGCGGACCTCACAGGAAACGCGATTACCGTCTCCAACTTCAATAACGCGCCCGTCACAGGCAGCGCCAGCGGCACCCTTGCATTCACAGAAGGTGATGGTGCAACCGTCATTGATCCCAGCCTCACCATCACCGATGACGATGACACCAACATCGAATCGGCCACCATCACCATCTCCTCCGGTTACCAGTCCGCAGAAGATGTCCTCGCTTTCTCCGATACCTCCGCCATCACAGGCTCCTGGAATACATCCACGGGCGTCTTAACCCTCACAGGCTCCGACACCCTTGCCAACTACGAGACAGCTCTCGAATCCGTCACCTACAACAACACTTCCGACAACCCCAACACCGAAAACCGCAGCATCTCCTGGGTCGTCAATGACGGCACCGATTCTTCCTCCGCTGTCACCTCAAGGGTCACCATCACTGCCGTCAATGACGCGCCTGTCCTCACAACACCCACAGCTGGCTCCATCGCAGAAACCGCTGGATCCTCAGACAACACAACATCAGGACTAACAGGCACCCTTTCCGCCTCTGATGCCGATGGAGACACCCTCACTTACGCCATCAATGGCGGATCCACCACCGATGGAGTCTCCACTCTCGCTGGCTCCTACGGCTCACTCTCCCTCAACACCTCCACCGGCGCTTACGCCTACACACCAGACTCCTCCGCCGTAAAAGCTCTCGATGACGGCGATTCCGCCGCCGATTCCTTCACACTCACCGCCTCTGACAGCACTGACACAACATCAGCCACTTACACCGTCAACCTCACTGGTGCTGACGAGCCAACACCTTCACCAACCCCAACACCTTCACCAACCCCAACACCTTCACCTTCGCCAGACCCTTCGACTAGTCCAACACCTTCGCCTTCGCCAGACCCTTCGACTAGTCCTACACCTTCCTCCAAAAGCAGCAACGTAAAGCTTCCTTCCATCGATGACGCCACAACTC is a genomic window containing:
- a CDS encoding DUF4347 domain-containing protein, with the translated sequence MSNLLVADGECPKIRELLAEALVPVLWLKAGQHPLETVTAALEMRRQQGQPVETLHWVSHGRPGVLQVAAHEITRQTLFLHRADLETWGIKNLALWSCRYGAEPEAVSLLEGFTGASVFASTNVLGRTSEAITQWKLGDTLITIPVDSAHLSRWAHQLGEKMYTTHENGTKLGYVEKSDNSFTDLGNFNDGTDNLTRVWGLAFSQDGNLYVTQEFASFFHDPTGTGTKIYRVDLTSSTDPATTVLTQAGIEVTTDSSVAGDPGGPIQFHAVDVDSDGLMYALDLRGYIYSIDITTGAATYVAETSKSDNSKITSAMDIAFDIEGNLFAVDGDGALYQISLDGTTTAGATQLGSTSTSMLMGLLVTSDNTLYGTNLSSGKLFSINKSTGTLTEETSTSFATYPHGGDAYIAYTGWPSSPGAPVISSASYDASTGALTVTGIDLPAYSGATNDIDISKLTLTGEGGATYTLTSDDVELTSSTEFSITLNAADQLQLAGLLNKNGTSSGGGTTYNIAAAEDWTPGADASTDIADLTGNAITVSNVAAPTLTSASYDASTGALTVTGIDLPAYSGATNDIDISKLTLTGEGGATYTLTSDDVELTSSTEFSITLNAADQLQLAGLLNKNGTSSGGGTTYNIAAAEDWTPGADASTDIADLTGNAITVSNFNNAPVTGSASGTLAFTEGDGATVIDPSLTITDDDDTNIESATITISSGYQSAEDVLAFSDTSAITGSWNTSTGVLTLTGSDTLANYETALESVTYNNTSDNPNTENRSISWVVNDGTDSSSAVTSRVTITAVNDAPVLTTPTAGSIAETAGSSDNTTSGLTGTLSASDADGDTLTYAINGGSTTDGVSTLAGSYGSLSLNTSTGAYAYTPDSSAVKALDDGDSAADSFTLTASDSTDTTSATYTVNLTGADEPTPSPTPTPSPTPTPSPSPDPSTSPTPSPSPDPSTSPTPSSKSSNVKLPSIDDATTQQETSTFELINPTKVREKEINSIIVGTEKKEKITGTSSGEIIAGMSGKDEIKGSGGSDGFLFQDPNNFGKKERDTILDFTPKEGDSLLIDKDVFDFGNNLKVKAIKNKKEAKKQDDSKADFIYEEKKGLLWYNENGKKDGWGDGGLFVKLKGAPELSESDFTIV